A genomic segment from Nitrosopumilus sp. K4 encodes:
- a CDS encoding ATP-grasp domain-containing protein, with protein MLKIAIVYNKKTIDENDVINVFGMMTKEHYSPKTVEKVAKALEKGGHSVKIIEGGMNFIDEMKDFMPRVVTGERPGMVFNMAYGIQGQNRYTHVPAMLEMLGIPYVGSGPETHAVVQDKVMTKIVLQKNNIPTPGFWVFSTPDDQYEDLIFPVIVKPKMESTSMGMEVVDNWKDLREAVAKQIEKFSQDILVEQFIPGREFAVGLLGNGSNVEILPIVEIDLGGDPNKIQTITEKKSSPLDKICPAKLTDDQKKEIKKICLESFRKLGLNDFARVDIRMDEEGKVYILELNSMASLGVTGSYFHAAKAAGYTYDSLVNKILEVGAMRYFGESYLHPQEESQEQIEAQPLRTIIRSFLRSHLTSNEKMLEHMVNINSSITNIEDINKLGQFISKRLEHLGFNSQVYHEFDVGNIIYLKNHNAEENDVLLLSHLDTWYDNKDFTPFYKVGNRLFGSGIAESKGGIAVMISALQSLRFSRKLKKIKCGIILTSDDFLGGKYSKKLVHSISENSKYIMDLKWGFPNGGVATSCSGVTRYQIDMIHVRRHDESIKDVIPEMCRKVITWKKISHDHHDARITISDFNAKTSFGKAPDYGRLSLESRYANTEQGKMFDSEIRKIAKKKTDSKIDTHLLKHVVREPVEKTDNIEQFFLIIQKLAKQSEIKIKSEHRFATSSICDVMDDKPIIGSMGPIGSDHRTPNEHILRDSLIDRGLLLALTLNKCAKLSNEEAKNES; from the coding sequence GTGTTGAAAATAGCTATAGTGTATAACAAAAAAACTATTGATGAAAATGATGTCATCAATGTTTTCGGAATGATGACAAAAGAACACTATAGTCCAAAAACAGTGGAAAAAGTTGCAAAAGCATTAGAAAAAGGAGGACACTCTGTCAAAATAATCGAAGGAGGAATGAATTTCATTGACGAGATGAAGGATTTCATGCCAAGAGTCGTTACAGGTGAAAGACCAGGAATGGTATTCAATATGGCATATGGAATTCAAGGACAAAACCGTTACACTCATGTTCCAGCAATGCTTGAAATGTTAGGAATACCTTATGTCGGTTCAGGCCCTGAAACACATGCAGTTGTACAAGATAAAGTAATGACAAAAATTGTGCTCCAAAAGAACAATATTCCTACGCCGGGTTTTTGGGTGTTTTCCACTCCAGATGATCAATATGAAGATCTAATTTTTCCCGTGATTGTAAAGCCAAAAATGGAATCAACATCAATGGGAATGGAAGTTGTAGATAACTGGAAAGACCTCAGAGAAGCGGTTGCAAAACAGATAGAAAAATTTTCACAAGATATTCTAGTAGAACAATTCATACCAGGAAGAGAATTTGCAGTAGGATTGCTAGGAAACGGTTCCAATGTAGAGATTTTACCAATTGTAGAAATCGATTTAGGAGGGGATCCAAACAAGATTCAAACAATTACTGAAAAAAAAAGTAGCCCATTGGACAAAATCTGTCCTGCAAAATTAACAGATGATCAGAAAAAAGAAATCAAGAAGATTTGTCTAGAATCTTTTCGTAAATTAGGCTTGAATGATTTCGCTCGAGTCGACATTAGAATGGATGAAGAAGGAAAAGTTTACATTTTAGAATTAAATTCGATGGCAAGTTTAGGAGTTACTGGATCTTATTTTCATGCAGCAAAAGCTGCAGGATACACATACGATTCACTAGTAAACAAAATTTTAGAAGTAGGCGCAATGAGATATTTTGGGGAATCTTATCTTCACCCACAAGAAGAATCCCAGGAACAAATAGAAGCACAACCATTAAGGACAATAATCAGAAGTTTTCTTAGGAGTCATTTAACATCAAATGAAAAAATGTTAGAACATATGGTAAACATCAACTCTAGCATAACCAACATAGAAGACATCAACAAGTTAGGTCAGTTTATTTCCAAAAGACTAGAGCATCTAGGATTCAATTCGCAAGTGTATCATGAATTTGATGTGGGCAATATCATATATCTGAAAAACCACAATGCAGAAGAAAATGATGTTTTGCTTTTAAGCCACTTAGATACTTGGTATGACAATAAGGATTTCACACCGTTTTACAAGGTAGGAAATCGACTTTTTGGCTCAGGCATTGCAGAGAGTAAAGGAGGCATAGCTGTTATGATTTCAGCACTACAGTCATTGAGATTTTCTAGAAAACTGAAAAAAATCAAGTGTGGAATCATATTGACATCAGATGACTTTCTAGGTGGCAAATATAGTAAGAAACTTGTTCACAGCATATCGGAAAATTCAAAATACATCATGGACCTAAAGTGGGGATTTCCAAATGGAGGTGTCGCCACATCTTGTTCAGGAGTAACACGATACCAAATTGATATGATTCATGTTAGACGACATGATGAATCTATAAAGGACGTCATACCTGAAATGTGTAGAAAAGTAATCACATGGAAAAAAATTTCTCATGATCATCACGACGCTAGGATTACGATATCAGATTTTAATGCAAAAACATCATTTGGTAAAGCACCAGATTACGGAAGATTGTCACTTGAATCAAGATATGCAAACACAGAACAAGGGAAAATGTTTGATTCAGAAATCAGAAAGATTGCAAAAAAGAAAACAGATTCTAAAATAGACACACATTTGCTAAAACATGTTGTAAGAGAGCCTGTAGAAAAAACAGATAATATAGAGCAATTTTTTTTAATAATTCAAAAATTAGCAAAGCAGTCTGAAATAAAAATAAAATCAGAACACCGCTTTGCAACATCCAGTATTTGTGACGTAATGGACGATAAACCAATAATTGGGTCGATGGGTCCAATCGGAAGTGATCATAGAACTCCAAACGAACACATTCTTCGAGATAGTTTGATAGACAGAGGGTTGTTATTAGCACTTACTTTAAACAAATGTGCAAAACTTTCCAACGAGGAAGCAAAAAATGAATCTTGA
- a CDS encoding amidohydrolase family protein has product MIIDCHVHVNQYELLQNIPTLEERLEMLQTEMISNNVDYAIILSSYKVNSERPSTKQIIDSIKKYDNLGVAAGVTIDNHTDEDFRNYRKWIKDGKIKALKIYSGYEHYYPYDERYQRVYDTCIEFGIPVMFHTGDTYSEKGKLRFARPLNLDEVAVDNPELKMVMCHLGNPWIQDAQEVIYKNKNVFADVSGLVVGSFDHFFEKMIKEKVAELINYAGEPKYLLYGTDWPISSMDSYLNFVAKLKIKKEYRDRFMYKNAKELFKIS; this is encoded by the coding sequence ATGATCATTGATTGTCACGTGCATGTAAATCAATACGAATTGCTTCAAAACATTCCCACATTAGAGGAAAGACTAGAGATGCTCCAAACAGAAATGATAAGCAATAATGTAGATTATGCCATAATTTTATCATCATACAAAGTAAATTCAGAAAGGCCATCAACAAAACAAATCATTGATTCCATAAAAAAATATGATAACCTAGGCGTTGCTGCTGGCGTAACAATCGACAATCACACTGATGAGGATTTTAGAAACTATAGAAAATGGATCAAGGATGGGAAAATCAAAGCACTGAAAATATACTCAGGGTATGAACATTATTACCCATATGATGAACGTTATCAGAGAGTCTATGACACATGTATCGAATTTGGTATTCCAGTAATGTTTCATACAGGTGATACGTATTCTGAAAAAGGAAAATTACGCTTTGCAAGACCATTAAATCTTGACGAAGTAGCTGTAGACAATCCCGAATTAAAAATGGTAATGTGTCATCTAGGAAATCCATGGATTCAAGATGCACAAGAAGTTATTTACAAAAACAAAAATGTTTTTGCAGATGTTTCAGGATTAGTAGTAGGTTCTTTTGATCACTTTTTTGAGAAGATGATCAAAGAAAAAGTTGCAGAATTGATAAATTATGCAGGAGAACCAAAATACTTGCTCTACGGAACAGACTGGCCAATAAGCAGTATGGATTCATACCTTAACTTTGTTGCAAAATTAAAAATCAAAAAAGAATACCGCGACAGATTTATGTACAAAAATGCAAAAGAATTATTCAAAATTTCCTAG
- a CDS encoding GNAT family N-acetyltransferase yields MSSKTRESTVKIRTMTLDDIPYIVELQKASFPQMAAEGVYWKPEQLKEHLKIFPEGQFVAEYHGKIIGSCSSLIVKFEPEYKEHTWIQACGNSKFKNHNPKGDSLYGADVSTHPDYRRLGVATKLYNARKDLAIKLNLRRIIAGGRIFNYCNFAKDLSPTEYVKKVKRREIKEPVLSFQLRNGFKFIKILPNYLKDPRSLNYATFIEWKNPRFIEK; encoded by the coding sequence ATGTCAAGTAAAACTCGTGAAAGCACCGTAAAAATTCGCACTATGACCTTAGACGACATTCCATACATTGTAGAATTACAAAAAGCATCATTTCCCCAAATGGCAGCAGAAGGAGTATACTGGAAACCAGAACAACTAAAAGAACACCTCAAAATATTTCCTGAAGGGCAATTTGTTGCAGAATACCACGGAAAAATCATAGGCTCATGCAGTAGCTTGATTGTAAAATTTGAACCAGAATACAAAGAACACACATGGATACAAGCATGTGGAAATAGCAAGTTCAAGAACCACAATCCTAAAGGAGATTCTCTTTATGGAGCAGATGTATCAACACATCCAGATTATAGAAGATTAGGAGTTGCAACAAAATTGTACAATGCAAGAAAAGATCTTGCCATAAAATTGAATTTGCGAAGAATTATTGCTGGTGGTAGAATCTTTAATTATTGTAATTTTGCAAAAGATCTTTCACCAACAGAATATGTAAAAAAAGTCAAACGTAGAGAGATAAAAGAACCAGTGTTATCATTTCAACTTAGAAATGGCTTTAAATTTATCAAAATTCTTCCCAACTATTTGAAAGATCCCAGATCATTAAACTATGCAACTTTTATTGAATGGAAAAATCCACGTTTTATAGAGAAATGA
- a CDS encoding dicarboxylate/amino acid:cation symporter: MDIVSFKHPIPQITYLVKKKLWAQVILALFLGLVLGVVLGPEAGFVEKETAELVTDWLSIPANLFLKVIQMIIVPLIFASIIRGLTSSGSLEQLQKLGLGVAIYFVITTAIALTIGITVATTIAPGNFIDSELIRESFDLQDVEVIEHTELSLHDIPQSIVGIIPSNPLASFMSGEMMSIIVFALIVGVSMITLPSKSSKPILDLLESVQNITMKVVSWAMRLAPFAAFGLMAGITSKVGLSALTGLGAYMVTVVVGLFIMMLVYIIIIKFLAKRPLSSTLAIMKEPQLLAFSTSSSAAVMPVSIKTAEEKMNVKPKVSQFVIPLGATINMDGTALYQIIAVFFLAQLFDINLGFTTIILISLTALAASIGAPSAPGTGIVILSTILIAAGVPPVGVVLLLGVDRVLDMTRTMVNVTGDLTACLFFDRRTKDKDLPEVKKPASD, from the coding sequence ATGGATATCGTTTCTTTCAAACATCCTATCCCTCAGATCACCTATCTAGTCAAAAAAAAACTGTGGGCACAAGTAATCCTTGCCTTGTTTTTAGGACTTGTTCTGGGTGTTGTCTTGGGTCCAGAGGCAGGATTTGTTGAAAAAGAAACAGCTGAACTAGTGACTGATTGGTTATCCATACCTGCCAATCTCTTTCTAAAGGTGATTCAAATGATTATTGTTCCCCTTATTTTTGCATCTATTATTCGCGGTCTTACTTCCTCAGGTAGTCTAGAACAATTACAAAAACTTGGCCTTGGTGTTGCAATTTATTTTGTTATTACCACTGCTATTGCCTTAACAATTGGAATCACTGTTGCGACAACAATTGCCCCTGGAAACTTTATTGATAGTGAACTTATTAGAGAAAGCTTTGATTTGCAGGATGTTGAGGTTATCGAACACACCGAACTTTCACTACATGATATTCCGCAAAGCATTGTTGGGATAATTCCTAGCAACCCTCTGGCATCATTCATGTCTGGAGAGATGATGAGCATCATTGTCTTTGCGTTGATCGTTGGTGTCTCTATGATCACTTTGCCTTCTAAAAGCTCAAAACCTATTCTTGACTTACTGGAGTCTGTCCAAAACATCACCATGAAGGTGGTATCATGGGCCATGCGTTTGGCGCCGTTTGCCGCATTTGGTTTGATGGCGGGGATTACATCAAAAGTTGGACTGTCTGCACTAACTGGACTAGGAGCTTATATGGTAACTGTGGTTGTAGGGTTGTTTATCATGATGTTAGTCTACATAATCATTATCAAATTTCTTGCAAAACGACCTTTGTCATCTACACTTGCAATAATGAAAGAACCACAACTGCTAGCATTTTCAACATCTAGTTCTGCAGCTGTGATGCCCGTATCTATCAAAACAGCTGAAGAAAAGATGAATGTCAAGCCAAAAGTATCTCAATTTGTAATTCCGCTTGGAGCCACAATTAACATGGATGGGACCGCCTTGTATCAGATCATCGCTGTCTTTTTTTTGGCACAATTATTTGATATCAATTTGGGTTTTACTACCATCATTCTCATTTCCTTGACTGCCCTTGCAGCATCCATAGGTGCTCCTTCTGCACCTGGAACTGGAATTGTTATTTTGTCTACTATCTTGATTGCCGCTGGGGTGCCTCCTGTTGGTGTTGTGCTTTTGCTTGGTGTTGACAGAGTTTTGGATATGACTAGGACCATGGTCAATGTAACTGGGGATTTGACTGCGTGTCTTTTCTTTGATAGGCGAACTAAAGATAAAGACCTTCCAGAGGTCAAAAAACCTGCGTCTGATTAA
- a CDS encoding rhodanese-like domain-containing protein: protein MSEENSFGLTEFQLSDLLKTNPKVTICDLRKKEDFAKGHIKKSLLAKFDEEKLLDVSQTSKVVLVSYDEKQAKEMASALRSHGFDTYYLIGGMRNWTLGLYCTNVSYVGTGYP from the coding sequence ATGTCTGAGGAAAATTCATTTGGTTTAACAGAATTCCAATTGTCTGATTTGTTAAAGACCAATCCTAAAGTCACAATCTGTGATTTAAGAAAGAAAGAAGACTTTGCAAAAGGCCACATAAAAAAATCCCTTCTTGCCAAATTTGATGAAGAAAAACTACTAGATGTCTCGCAAACCTCTAAAGTTGTTTTGGTGAGTTATGATGAAAAACAAGCAAAAGAGATGGCATCTGCATTACGTTCACACGGTTTTGATACGTATTATTTGATTGGAGGTATGAGGAATTGGACCCTTGGACTTTATTGCACAAACGTATCTTATGTTGGAACTGGTTATCCGTAG
- a CDS encoding cation:proton antiporter, translating into MVSDFDVVPTIIGVLFLVIPALLLGKLCTRLKIPEIIGFVAAGIILGPTALGGVIPIFGKPIVELNAMMMGLWQISGIIILFSAGLHFTFHDLIKAGPKSAIIGICGVVIPLVLGYFVSIWMGLEWTVAIIVGTTMSATSIAISVVILEEIGKEKSKEGNILVNAAVLDDVLGLAILSAIISLITLKTIPTIESVIFTTVTEIGFWFLILLAAVYLLPKIVHAVAQTSPRTLEARATKQGVALGSAFGLAAIAASVGLNPIVGAFAAGMGLAGSKLAIQVRGFVDRLKIIVAPLFFALIGAHVDVSLIPSINWILFGVILAVGVFSKIAGCGIPAAVLLRSKQSGLRIGYGMIPRGEVAFIVAGIGLTFSVISDEIYSTIIFVIMATIFIAPILVRNSFKSES; encoded by the coding sequence ATGGTGTCAGATTTTGATGTAGTACCCACAATCATAGGGGTACTGTTTTTGGTCATTCCCGCACTACTTTTAGGAAAGTTATGTACACGTCTAAAAATTCCAGAAATTATAGGATTTGTTGCAGCAGGGATTATTTTAGGCCCCACTGCATTAGGCGGAGTAATACCAATTTTTGGAAAACCCATAGTAGAACTAAATGCAATGATGATGGGATTGTGGCAAATTTCCGGAATCATAATTTTGTTTTCAGCGGGACTTCATTTCACATTTCATGATTTGATCAAGGCAGGACCAAAATCTGCAATAATCGGAATATGCGGAGTAGTAATCCCACTTGTTTTGGGATATTTCGTTTCAATTTGGATGGGACTTGAATGGACAGTTGCAATAATTGTTGGGACAACGATGAGTGCAACAAGTATTGCAATTTCAGTTGTCATTTTAGAAGAGATAGGAAAAGAGAAATCAAAGGAAGGTAACATCCTGGTAAACGCAGCAGTACTAGATGATGTGTTAGGGCTTGCAATTCTTTCGGCAATAATATCTTTGATAACATTAAAAACAATTCCAACAATTGAATCTGTAATCTTTACAACAGTTACAGAAATAGGATTTTGGTTTTTGATTTTGCTTGCCGCAGTGTATTTACTACCAAAGATTGTTCATGCAGTAGCTCAAACTTCGCCAAGAACACTTGAAGCAAGAGCTACAAAACAAGGAGTGGCTTTAGGGTCAGCGTTTGGTTTGGCAGCTATTGCTGCAAGTGTAGGACTCAATCCAATCGTAGGAGCATTTGCGGCAGGAATGGGTCTAGCAGGCTCAAAACTTGCCATACAAGTAAGAGGGTTTGTAGACAGACTCAAGATTATCGTTGCGCCGTTATTTTTTGCGTTAATCGGTGCACATGTAGACGTTTCACTGATACCATCCATCAACTGGATATTATTTGGAGTGATTTTGGCAGTAGGCGTATTTTCCAAGATTGCAGGATGCGGAATTCCAGCAGCTGTGTTATTGAGGAGTAAGCAAAGCGGATTACGAATAGGGTACGGAATGATCCCAAGAGGAGAAGTAGCATTTATCGTAGCAGGAATTGGACTTACATTTAGCGTTATTTCAGACGAGATTTATTCTACAATTATTTTTGTCATAATGGCAACAATATTCATAGCCCCTATCCTAGTCAGAAATTCATTCAAATCAGAATCATGA
- a CDS encoding threonine--tRNA ligase, with product MRILQLHCDSIEYTPTKKEIKSAEDIVPETKKLEEIVVAFVAIEDGDDSSVAQDAISQIKNSMEKIGCKKLLLYPYAHLSSNLAAPSIAMALLKEMESAASDLDVSHSPFGWTKSYNVQVKGHPLAESSKVITKESGDGKEKEITSEALKGESKIKSYWKILSPDGTMTDVSEFNFAKHKKLEILAKYESAKKRSVDEPPPHVALMKKMAIADYEPASDSGNMRFFPNGRLIKSLIERYVTDRVKEYGGYEVETPIMYDSHHPSMVSYFNRFPARQYNIDSEGKKLFLRFAACFGQFLMANEFQMSYKNLPYRLYELTRYSFRREQSGELVGLRRLRAFTMPDCHAFCKDLNQAIDEIKVRFDLSRDVLKNLGIEDSDYEMAIRFTEDFYNDNHSSIEELVKKHGKPVLVEMWKEKFFYFVLKWEFNYVDNLGKASALSTDQIDVENGNRYGIEFVDENNITKNPIILHNSPSGAIERIIYALLEKAAKDSKEGKKPQLPLWLAPTQVRIIPLKEEFFDFCNQLSQKISSQNIRVDIDDRNESIGKRIREAEKEWVRYILVIGEKEANSEHLSIRDRMTGNVRDLSFDDFVDEINKQTKGKPYTGLNLPKYLSKRPQIMV from the coding sequence GTGCGAATATTACAACTTCACTGTGACAGCATAGAGTACACCCCTACAAAAAAAGAAATCAAAAGTGCTGAAGACATTGTACCTGAAACAAAAAAACTAGAAGAAATTGTAGTTGCATTTGTGGCCATTGAAGATGGGGATGATTCGTCTGTTGCCCAAGATGCAATATCACAAATTAAAAATTCTATGGAAAAAATCGGCTGCAAAAAATTATTGCTATATCCATATGCCCACCTAAGCTCAAATTTGGCAGCCCCCTCAATTGCTATGGCTTTACTAAAGGAGATGGAATCTGCCGCATCTGACCTTGACGTGTCTCATTCTCCTTTCGGATGGACCAAGTCTTACAATGTTCAGGTAAAAGGCCACCCTCTAGCTGAAAGCTCCAAAGTAATCACAAAGGAATCTGGTGATGGAAAAGAAAAAGAGATTACTTCTGAAGCACTAAAAGGAGAATCTAAAATAAAATCATACTGGAAAATTTTATCCCCTGATGGAACAATGACTGATGTTTCAGAATTTAATTTTGCCAAGCATAAGAAACTAGAAATTCTTGCAAAATATGAATCTGCAAAAAAACGAAGTGTTGATGAACCTCCACCTCATGTTGCATTGATGAAAAAGATGGCTATTGCTGATTATGAACCTGCATCAGATTCTGGTAACATGAGATTTTTCCCAAATGGTCGTTTGATTAAATCCCTAATTGAAAGATATGTCACTGATAGAGTAAAAGAATATGGTGGATATGAGGTTGAAACCCCGATTATGTATGACTCTCACCATCCGAGTATGGTTAGTTACTTTAACCGATTCCCTGCTAGGCAATACAATATTGACTCTGAAGGGAAGAAACTCTTCTTGAGGTTTGCTGCTTGCTTTGGGCAATTTCTAATGGCAAATGAATTCCAAATGTCTTACAAGAATTTGCCATATCGGCTCTATGAGCTAACTCGCTACAGCTTTAGACGTGAACAATCTGGTGAACTCGTGGGTTTGAGAAGACTACGTGCATTTACCATGCCTGATTGTCATGCCTTCTGTAAAGATTTGAATCAGGCCATTGATGAAATTAAAGTTCGTTTTGACTTGTCTCGTGATGTTCTAAAAAATCTAGGGATTGAAGATTCTGATTATGAAATGGCAATTAGATTTACTGAAGACTTTTACAATGATAACCATTCCTCGATTGAAGAATTAGTGAAAAAACACGGCAAACCAGTCTTAGTTGAAATGTGGAAAGAGAAATTCTTTTACTTTGTTTTAAAATGGGAATTTAATTATGTAGATAATCTAGGAAAGGCATCGGCACTTTCTACTGATCAAATAGATGTAGAGAATGGAAATAGGTATGGGATAGAATTTGTAGATGAGAACAACATTACTAAAAACCCCATAATATTGCATAATTCTCCTAGCGGTGCAATAGAACGAATAATCTATGCATTATTAGAAAAAGCAGCCAAAGATTCCAAAGAAGGAAAAAAACCACAGTTGCCATTGTGGCTTGCCCCTACACAAGTAAGGATTATTCCGTTAAAAGAAGAATTCTTTGATTTTTGCAATCAACTCTCACAAAAAATATCTTCTCAAAATATTCGTGTAGACATTGATGATAGAAATGAAAGTATTGGTAAGAGGATTCGAGAAGCTGAAAAAGAATGGGTTCGTTATATTTTGGTAATCGGTGAAAAAGAGGCAAATTCTGAGCATCTTTCAATTCGTGATAGGATGACAGGAAATGTACGTGATTTGTCATTTGATGATTTTGTTGATGAGATAAACAAGCAAACTAAAGGAAAACCATATACTGGTTTGAATCTTCCAAAGTACTTGTCCAAAAGACCACAAATTATGGTGTAA
- the speB gene encoding agmatinase — protein sequence MSFLDLYMNRNPLITASGEGDPIATVFGIPFDSTHSYKPGCRFGPDVIRDAFNNIEIFHPQFGVDLENANIEDLGNTTHTVSSEEMLEMVRKITSELVAKNRQLFILGGEHSLTYGTYMSFPKETGYVVFDAHYDLRDEFADTKFSHAAYLRRIVEERGSESILHVGARAFVKEELEFLKENNIKTISDSQVRAGKGPQLLKEFLSSFDTVYTSFDLDVLDPAFAPGVGNPEAVGMTSRELFDLIHSISDAKVTGIDIVELNPQFDNGATASLAAKIMSTMIAMNLAEN from the coding sequence ATGAGCTTTCTTGATTTGTATATGAATAGGAATCCTTTGATTACCGCATCTGGCGAAGGTGACCCAATTGCTACTGTCTTTGGAATTCCTTTTGATTCTACTCATTCCTACAAACCTGGATGTAGATTTGGCCCTGATGTAATTCGTGATGCATTTAACAATATTGAGATATTCCATCCACAATTTGGTGTGGATTTGGAAAATGCAAATATTGAAGATTTGGGAAATACGACTCATACTGTTTCTTCTGAAGAAATGCTTGAAATGGTTAGGAAAATAACATCTGAACTTGTTGCAAAAAACAGACAACTTTTCATTTTGGGTGGTGAACATTCTCTTACCTATGGCACATACATGAGTTTTCCAAAAGAAACAGGTTATGTTGTGTTTGATGCTCATTATGATTTACGTGATGAATTTGCAGATACTAAATTCAGCCATGCTGCATATTTGAGGCGAATTGTTGAAGAACGCGGTTCAGAAAGCATCTTACATGTCGGCGCAAGGGCTTTTGTAAAAGAAGAATTGGAATTTCTAAAAGAAAATAACATTAAAACAATTTCTGACAGTCAGGTTAGAGCAGGCAAGGGGCCTCAATTACTAAAAGAATTTTTATCTTCTTTTGATACTGTTTACACTAGTTTTGATCTTGATGTCTTAGATCCTGCATTTGCTCCAGGTGTCGGAAACCCTGAAGCAGTAGGGATGACTTCCCGTGAACTATTTGATTTGATTCATTCTATTAGTGATGCTAAAGTGACCGGTATTGATATTGTTGAACTAAACCCTCAATTTGATAATGGTGCTACTGCTTCTCTTGCAGCAAAGATAATGTCTACTATGATTGCCATGAATCTTGCTGAAAACTAA
- a CDS encoding lipopolysaccharide assembly protein LapB — protein sequence MAPYLFLVFLIFLIPLVYGETVEVQKSWKKVEEFMTEKNYEGAIIELNKILETEPDNIDVLNKKGQVHLAEGKFVKAIQSFEKANNIDPGNIETLNGLATSLFNLDRYDDAVKIFDQILKSDIRNRDALIGNGNVLFKIGQYEDAILFFNIVLEKEPDNVDAMLGKANALSKINQHMLALKIFNTIIEIDPDNVDALNGRGKVFFELKDYERSKINYELALETETENITSLLGLAELNFNEHKFIKAQQLFDKALSIDPDNIEGLIGKASVLLESGRSEEALQYFDEALEVDPDNFDAASGRNLVLEDKVSASLDLILIITIIGSVTSVISFIIVIIKIKENAELRAKLLISEEQIEDMVDKMMRNLGKSKKGPS from the coding sequence TTGGCACCATACTTGTTTTTAGTATTTTTGATATTTTTAATTCCGCTTGTTTATGGAGAAACTGTCGAAGTGCAAAAGTCGTGGAAAAAAGTAGAGGAATTTATGACCGAAAAAAATTACGAAGGGGCAATAATAGAACTAAACAAAATCTTGGAAACAGAGCCAGATAATATAGATGTATTAAACAAGAAAGGACAAGTTCATTTAGCAGAAGGAAAGTTTGTCAAAGCTATTCAGAGTTTTGAAAAAGCAAACAATATTGATCCGGGCAATATTGAAACGTTAAATGGGTTGGCAACATCATTGTTTAATTTAGACAGGTATGATGATGCGGTAAAAATTTTTGATCAAATATTAAAATCAGATATCAGAAACAGGGATGCATTAATTGGAAACGGAAATGTGCTATTCAAAATAGGGCAATACGAAGACGCAATATTGTTTTTTAACATCGTTCTTGAAAAAGAGCCAGATAACGTTGATGCAATGCTAGGAAAGGCAAATGCATTAAGCAAAATAAATCAGCATATGTTGGCATTAAAAATATTCAATACAATCATAGAAATAGATCCAGATAACGTTGATGCACTTAATGGTAGAGGAAAAGTGTTTTTTGAGTTAAAAGATTACGAAAGATCAAAAATAAATTATGAGCTAGCACTGGAAACAGAAACTGAAAACATAACATCATTACTAGGCCTTGCAGAATTAAATTTTAATGAACACAAGTTTATCAAAGCGCAGCAACTTTTTGACAAAGCATTAAGCATAGATCCAGATAACATTGAAGGGTTAATTGGAAAAGCATCAGTCCTTTTAGAATCAGGAAGAAGTGAAGAAGCATTACAATACTTTGATGAAGCATTAGAAGTAGATCCAGACAATTTTGATGCAGCAAGTGGAAGAAATTTAGTTTTAGAAGACAAAGTTAGTGCTTCACTAGATCTGATTTTAATAATCACCATTATCGGAAGTGTGACTTCGGTAATATCATTTATCATAGTAATTATCAAGATTAAAGAAAATGCAGAGTTGAGAGCTAAACTGTTGATCTCAGAAGAGCAAATAGAAGACATGGTTGACAAAATGATGAGAAATCTTGGAAAATCCAAGAAAGGCCCTTCTTAA